A genomic window from Anopheles ziemanni chromosome X, idAnoZiCoDA_A2_x.2, whole genome shotgun sequence includes:
- the LOC131290360 gene encoding NCK-interacting protein with SH3 domain, protein MAADSLSQEAECFEMLKALYDFTAVYPKTISFDEGEYFILHQTSARQRNWWQVVSMKGNIGFVPSNYVIRMKVNPNFLNGFLESSIESLRLSTDKEINGIIGREELISRLVEKKRKLEKLLKYEQSDSESEPPSPQKISNGHIKQLDGDDRSQQRNDMQRHSTPMEPQQVATTAKKSMSSPAVGAQAQAAVPPQFIQESPSTGLLATKGGQPEPEPLTPTGAYHSVHEPSSTLSEVSSEAEPTSNNTATTGTLTTTSDEITAISRVDERGQPGEPPGMASSGGVPSEAENQTDHEPDELETTNNDDVTVSENEPQPASEPSEPRVPSSGAELAGDGGKADETLPPANDGTAERKSPEADEAIPSVLDDELEDRLPPVAPIEAAEVYQIVDAIRNRTRLSHELSSVALRVVLSELEALVPAQVGRYFEPFAVHLAAPLDVPDTLLGQTHDAHRLRVIFAELSDCKNDSEQRTWMLHEDEADISQYLAELIRILTDADPKICRSEMACDHYQSIINLVLYYQMETRWSIRKLLLKAFRAMCHLDYTTVDILLGSVLPLELVQDMVSNPRNIEKLQELANMLIIIFSIGRRMPINQQDHLRADFVIFLLNLIETPPECDVQEVLPDIMINLILSFNLQFDNFTDNVVLEAIEQFKTAKTFTEKILLLINREEDPVHTLKHTPVSINPVLKMLVDLFSRPETASIFYTNDNKVLIDILVRQLSDLSAGEPIRKWYLELCRKILRNTNYPEHQHRKQDLMKIFTRIFCEETECSASDQQIVREIANEFPQIFKA, encoded by the exons ATGGCAGCAGACAGCTTGTCGCAGGAGGCTG AATGCTTCGAGATGCTGAAGGCACTGTACGACTTCACCGCCGTGTACCCGAAGACGATCAGCTTCGACGAGGGCGAATACTTCATCCTGCACCAGACGAGCGCCCGACAGCGGAACTGGTGGCAGGTGGTCAGCATGAAGGGGAACATTGGCTTCGTGCCGTCCAACTACGTGATAAGGATGAAG GTGAACCCCAACTTCCTGAACGGCTTCCTCGAGTCGAGCATCGAGTCGTTGCGGCTTTCCACCGACAAGGAAATCAATGGGATCATTGGCCGCGAGGAGTTGATCAGCCGGCTGGTGGAGAAGAAGCGGAAGCTGGAGAAGCTGCTAAAG TATGAACAATCCGATAGCGAATCGGAGCCTCCTTCGCCACAGAAAATAAGCAACGGACATATTAAGCAACTAGACGGGGACG ATCGGTCGCAGCAGAGGAATGACATGCAACGGCACTCCACCCCGATGGAGCCGCAGCAGGTGGCGACGACGGCGAAAAAGTCCATGTCGAGTCCGGCGGTGGGTGCGCAGGCACAGGCAGCCGTGCCGCCCCAGTTCATCCAGGAGAGTCCGAGCACGGGCCTGCTGGCGACGAAGGGCGGGCAGCCCGAGCCGGAGCCGCTGACGCCGACCGGTGCATACCACTCGGTGCACGAGCCCAGCAGCACGCTATCGGAGGTGTCGTCCGAGGCGGAACCGACGAGCAATAACACGGCCACGACGGGCACGCTCACGACGACGAGCGACGAAATCACCGCCATTTCGCGCGTCGACGAGCGGGGCCAACCGGGCGAACCGCCGGGGATGGCGTCGTCCGGCGGTGTGCCGAGCGAGGCCGAGAACCAGACCGACCACGAGCCGGACGAGCTGGAAACGACGAACAACGACGACGTGACGGTGAGCGAAAATGAACCACAGCCCGCATCGGAACCGTCGGAACCGCGCGTTCCGAGCTCCGGCGCCGAACTGGCCGGCGATGGTGGCAAGGCGGACGAGACGCTGCCACCGGCAAACGACGGAACGGCGGAACGCAAATCGCCCGAGGCAGACGAAGCGATTCCGAGCGTGCTGGACGATGAGCTGGAGGACCGATTGCCACCGGTGGCACCGATAGAGGCGGCCGAAGTGTACCAGATTGTGGACGCAATACGCAACCGGACGCGGCTCAGCCACGAGCTGTCTAGCGTGGCGCTGCGGGTGGTGCTGAGCGAGCTGGAAGCGCTGGTACCGGCGCAGGTCGGGCGCTACTTCGAGCCGTTCGCGGTACACCTGGCGGCGCCGCTCGACGTACCCGACACGCTGCTCGGCCAGACGCACGACGCGCATCGGCTGCGCGTCATCTTCGCCGAGCTGTCCGACTGCAAGAACGACTCCGAGCAGCGCACCTGGATGCTGCACGAGGACGAGGCCGACATCAGCCAGTACCTGGCCGAGCTGATTCGCATCCTCACCGACGCCGATCCGAAGATCTGCCGCAGCGAGATGGCGTGCGACCACTACCAGAGCATCATCAACCTGGTGCTCTACTACCAGATGGAGACGCGCTGGTCCATCCggaagctgctgctgaaggCGTTCCGGGCGATGTGCCACCTCGACTACACGACCGTCGACATTCTGCTCGGCTCGGTGCTGCCGCTCGAGCTCGTCCAGGACATGGTGTCGAACCCGCGCAACATCGAGAAGCTACAGGAGCTGGCCAACAtgctcatcatcatcttctccATCGGGCGCCGGATGCCCATCAACCAGCAAG ATCATCTTCGAGCGGATTTCGTTATCTTTCTGCTGAATCTCATCGAGACGCCACCGGAGTGTGACGTGCAGGAGGTGCTACCGGACATCATGATTAACTTGATCCTGTCGTTCAACCTGCAGTTCGACAACTTTACCGACAACGTTGTGCTGGAGGCGATAGAGCAGTTTAAGACGGCGAAAACCTTCACCGAAAAGATACTGCTGCTGATAAACCGCGAAG AGGACCCAGTGCACACCCTGAAGCACACACCGGTGAGCATCAATCCGGTGCTGAAGATGCTCGTGGATCTGTTCAGCCGGCCAGAAACGGCTtcaatattctacaccaacgACAACAAGGTGCTCATTGACATACTCGTGCGCCAACTCTCGGACCTGTCGGCGGGCGAACCG ATCCGCAAATGGTACCTCGAGCTGTGCCGGAAGATTCTGCGCAACACCAACTATCCGGAGCACCAGCACCGGAAGCAGGACCTGATGAAAATCTTCACCCGCATCTTCTGCGAGGAGACGGAGTGTAGCGCGAGCGATCAGCAGATCGTGCGTGAGATCGCCAACGAGTTTCCACAGATCTTCAAAGCATGA
- the LOC131290751 gene encoding epimerase family protein SDR39U1: MSHVVIGGGTGFIGRRLAKTLLADGYEVTTISRMPGVKRISWHELEKEGLPSGTTAVVNLAGQNVLDPTRRWTPGFKQNVWNSRINTTAACARAIERATVKPSVFVNISGVSHYLPGKEKHTEESKVSDYDFMSRLCIEWERAANLSDNSICRSVRIRSGVVLGRDGGMIQSLILPFWFGFGGPVGDGRHDLPWIHQQDLCSLIKFAIEKPEVSGVLNGVAPELATNADFTKAFASALVRPALLPMPIFALNLIFAEERAVLLTNGAKVVPQRVLDYGFRYQYPDLKTACKEVAHLF; the protein is encoded by the exons ATGTCGCATGTAGTGATTG GTGGAGGCACCGGCTTCATCGGACGAAGGCTGGCGAAAACGCTCCTCGCCGATGGGTACGAGGTAACGACGATCTCACGCATGCCCGGCGTCAAGCGCATCAGCTGGCATGAACTGGAGAAGGAGGGCCTTCCGAGCGGGACGACCGCCGTGGTCAATCTGGCCGGACAGAATGTGCTGGATCCGACACGCCGCTGGACGCCCGGCTTCAAGCAGAACGTTTGGAACTCACGCATCAACACGACGGCAGCCTGCGCCCGGGCAATCGAGCGTGCGACGGTCAAGCCGAGCGTGTTCGTCAACATCTCCGGCGTCAGCCACTACCTACCTGGCAAGGAAAAGCACACGGAAGAGTCGAAGGTTAGCGACTATGACTTTATGTCCCGCCTTTGCATCGAGTGGGAACGGGCGGCGAACCTTTCGGACAACTCCATCTGCCGGTCCGTTCGCATCCGGAGCGGGGTCGTCCTAGGCCGGGACGGTGGTATGATACAGTCGCTGATACTGCCCTTCTGGTTTGGGTTCGGTGGACCGGTCGGTGACGGGCGGCACGATCTGCCCTGGATCCACCAGCAGGACCTGTGCAGCTTGATCAAGTTCGCGATCGAAAAGCCGGAAGTGAGTGGGGTGCTGAACGGGGTGGCCCCGGAACTTGCGACAAACGCCGACTTTACCAAAGCGTTCGCCTCCGCCCTCGTCCGACCGGCCCTTTTGCCGATGCCCATCTTTGCGCTCAATCTCATCTTCGCGGAAGAGCGAGCGGTGTTGCTGACCAATGGCGCAAAGGTCGTTCCGCAGCGGGTGCTCGATTATGGCTTCCGCTACCAGTATCCGGATCTGAAGACCGCCTGCAAGGAGGTGGCCCATTTGTTTTAG
- the LOC131290533 gene encoding nudC domain-containing protein 1, with the protein MKHIELRPDRRLLKANFDGYKLSLDPIPVLRMELAEHNRPHRVRPNEQQFSYYHARLFGMQNHLMRDPWATGQCYYVDASGMVQRVHYDETLGRLKPISAVYKLPATNTEPLTLEGDQATDEESKTAGPYNCSLVFASEKYCLLSDGRGTIRVLDTDDRTAGRDWKARGVFQPAADDSSSGFPAGGFTLLDARFLVQDGKKQIHCVMMQVEHHLERKSETLLYWLTLEQQQQQTPGCQKPPVAQEWTLRASRLLRGGGFPRYCSLDYRASGLLLASDKPFRFVFDSERPVEPNVESPAKANETALQEPQAYEKYPFEWHQTLDEVIIKFVRQEGVHYQVETKQSSDGLCVFANGCAVVEETKLFAKIDGDCTVWTMDSEMLEITMQKQAPGVMWPFLFPGSPDEVAGGGGTGDGNQAVDLPPASSLDAALEDCDFGEAGEAEEYFALERLATESHQVSHHISLGSVPPLFSVTLRAGQPAAIVLRQDVDACLWQLQPQAGPDACQLQHEGTLHAFGYVQASKRQQKFLACSPDFGYAVICESERRLFIYKGSYGGAGAGLRNRNGPQVSLGQQRLVSLDDAGEILGICCEKEVTLLMTETALITLQLGIEE; encoded by the coding sequence atgaaacacatcGAGTTGCGGCCTGATCGGAGGCTACTGAAAGCAAATTTCGACGGATACAAACTTTCGCTCGACCCCATACCGGTGCTGCGGATGGAGTTGGCCGAACACAACCGACCCCATCGTGTGCGGCCAAACGAACAACAGTTCTCGTACTACCATGCCCGACTGTTCGGAATGCAGAATCATCTCATGCGGGACCCGTGGGCCACCGGGCAGTGCTACTACGTGGACGCTTCCGGCATGGTGCAGCGCGTGCATTACGATGAAACGCTCGGCCGTCTGAAGCCAATAAGCGCGGTGTATAAATTGCCTGCCACCAACACGGAACCGCTCACGCTGGAGGGAGATCAAGCGACCGACGAGGAAAGTAAAACTGCTGGCCCGTACAACTGCTCGCTGGTGTTCGCTTCAGAGAAGTATTGTCTGCTTTCCGATGGACGGGGCACCATCCGGGTGCTGGATACTGACGACCGAACGGCTGGACGCGATTGGAAGGCCCGAGGGGTGTTTCAACCGGCCGCAGATGATAGCAGCAGCGGATTCCCTGCCGGTGGCTTTACGCTTCTCGACGCACGGTTTCTCGTTCAGGACGGCAAGAAACAAATTCACTGCGTTATGATGCAAGTCGAACATCATCTGGAGCGTAAATCGGAGACGTTGCTCTATTGGTTAAccctcgagcagcagcagcaacaaacacCTGGGTGCCAAAAACCGCCAGTAGCGCAAGAATGGACTCTCCGTGCCTCCCGTCTGCTGCGTGGTGGCGGATTTCCCCGCTACTGTTCGTTGGATTATCGTGCCAGCGGGTTGCTTTTGGCAAGCGACAAACCATTCCGCTTCGTGTTCGACTCGGAGCGTCCGGTCGAGCCGAACGTTGAGTCCCCAGCGAAAGCCAACGAAACGGCACTGCAAGAACCACAGGCGTATGAAAAGTATCCATTCGAGTGGCACCAAACGCTGGATGAAGTGATCATAAAATTCGTCCGACAAGAAGGTGTTCACTATCAAGTGGAAACAAAGCAGAGCTCGGACGGATTGTGTGTATTCGCGAACGGCTGCGCTGTGgttgaagaaacaaaactgttCGCCAAAATCGACGGCGATTGCACCGTATGGACGATGGATAGCGAGATGCTGGAGATCACAATGCAGAAGCAAGCGCCTGGCGTCATGTGGCCGTTCTTATTTCCCGGTAGCCCCGATGAAGtagccggtggtggtgggacaGGTGACGGGAACCAAGCGGTCGATCTACCGCCAGCTTCCAGTCTTGATGCAGCCTTAGAGGACTGCGATTTCGGCGAGGCGGGTGAAGCGGAAGAATACTTCGCTTTGGAGCGGCTCGCAACCGAAAGCCATCAGGTGTCGCATCACATCTCGCTCGGCAGTGTGCCCCCGCTGTTCAGTGTAACGCTTCGGGCAGGCCAACCGGCAGCCATCGTGTTACGCCAGGACGTCGACGCGTGCCTTTGGCAGCTGCAGCCTCAGGCCGGCCCGGACGCCTGCCAATTGCAGCACGAGGGGACTTTGCACGCGTTTGGGTACGTGCAGGCGTCGAAGCGCCAGCAGAAATTTCTAGCCTGTTCGCCCGATTTCGGATATGCCGTCATCTGCGAGTCCGAGCGGCGACTGTTCATCTACAAGGGCAGCTACGGGGGAGCCGGCGCTGGCCTACGGAATCGCAACGGACCGCAGGTTTCGCTCGGCCAGCAGCGCCTGGTCAGCTTGGACGATGCGGGTGAAATTTTGGGCATCTGTTGCGAGAAAGAGGTGACGCTGCTGATGACCGAAACCGCGCTGATAACCCTCCAACTGGGCATCGAGGAGTaa
- the LOC131291138 gene encoding chaoptin yields the protein MAIQFRMGVFTMWFAWPSPISVPDMGDAGLEYMFKFGYTIVLITVGLMIWASLARARELGPQSHPPCAFNALCSCSKSAPDLGIVHCRDVLFPAVPKVINSSKLFTLTMDGTGLREIEPYFLQATGLYRLEITRNPLTELPDEALHGLERTLWELVLEHNQLVEVPSRAIRDMRKLRLLSLRGNEITTLEQDAFRGIESTLQTLVLADNSITQLLPGTLGGLPSLETLDLSGNGLMQLDANVLRDGLGRLSKLLLADNLLQHVPYDAVSGLKRLRVLDLAHNRLQDLLQDDDEQPAPGAGSGGSYRLTLDSLNLSYNAIETLPAAAFTHFDTCNVTLLDGNPLGTIESNAFRQAKIRELYVRHCGLDYLLEDAFSGLENSLQVLDLSGNNLTEVSESLFRGFDNLRYLNVKDNLLRHADQRNASPFARLNLNRLEAFGKDNKPVTLDDLRSMRNLRSLAMSSLPSNSLGPENFVDFSPELEDLRLNRASLKVIKSHAFTHVRGLKRLDLSENRIDSIEPDAFTDVGHSLVSLRASHGFGAQLVTFPIEAFRKLTALEALDLSNNRLKQVGDSSFHLLRNLVSLELHDNQIDTLAKGTFQADIHTKLMMVSLRYNSLKLLASHTFADLEELEALFLEDNRIETIEKRTFMNLDSLKMINLRGNRLSKIAVEAFQNLPELEKLDLAYNSLPSFDFDFLDQVGSLTALEVDVSHNKIKTLGDVENGTEGFSYSSREQTVMHSNIRSLDFSSNNISKIVPGYFRPAEISLMKLALQQNKLTVISRDIFGNMPHLNWLDLSDNQIADIEYDALRSTRKLQVLKLSHNALTEIPTELFRNAYSLRILELAHNNLKYLPDNLLLSEGLERLDVSHNQFTKIPVTSLSNMAALALCELDLSHNHIGAIHSVDLSNKFRSLSWLDLSHNRLVRLEDAAFATLPRLSVLDLSHNDELEVMARAFIGLENSLIELRLANVSLSSVPELSNPSLRSLKISHNDLPTIPPELAANMTSLRELDLSENDLTSVPLITHSLPNLKHLSLSGNPITTLTNTSLLGAADTLEHLDIANLNLYSIETGVLNKLHYLRSLRISTFPALPNFNIPKILENANNLRELWIEAPKPPSSTASGVTGAVPKSKPITIAATDLRREMEGMLPRKLQSITFGGTGFTRLSDSVLKGVQSATLHFRLHNTSIVALPGNLFRNIGKQVRNVSVTIDNDNDLLQSIPTPNTAHYLALPEYVFLTDLHISGSILSCDCEIGWIEFWQRKRRQYLCPAQPWTETTLTNYFKHATPLAYAKGADCDMSANELREARCSNKNNDLLLEVLKKDLECGWGSTANRLGIVPAVAFVLVFVVLLF from the exons ATGGCAATACAGTTCCGTATGGGAGTGTTCaccatgtggtttgcatggcCGTCGCCGATCTCGGTTCCAGATATG GGAGACGCTGGTCTCGAGTACATGTTCAAGTTCGGCTACACAATCGTGCTGATCACGGTTGGGCTGATGATTTGGGCTTCCCTGGCTCGCGCGCGTGAACTCGGACCCCAAAGCCACCCGCCATGTGCATTCAACGCGCTCTGCTCCTGCTCGAAAAGCGCACCGGATCTCGGCATCGTGCACTGTCGTGACGTACTGTTTCCGGCCGTGCCGAAGGTGATCAACAGCTCAAAG CTCTTCACGCTTACTATGGACGGGACAGGGTTGCGCGAGATCGAACCGTACTTTCTGCAGGCGACTGGGCTGTATCGACTAGAAATTACGCGCAACCCACTGACGGAGCTGCCGGACGAGGCCCTGCACGGTTTGGAGCGCACGCTGTGGGAGCTGGTACTCGAGCACAACCAGCTCGTGGAGGTACCGTCGCGCGCCATTCGCGACATGCGCAAGCTACGTCTGTTGAGCCTTCGTGGCAATGAAATCACCACTCTCGAGCAGGACGCATTCCGCGGTATCGAAAGTACGTTGCAAACGCTTGTTCTGGCCGATAACTCCATCACGCAGCTCTTACCGGGCACCCTGGGAGGTTTGCCCAGCCTGGAGACACTCGATCTCTCCGGCAATGGACTGATGCAGCTGGACGCAAACGTGCTACGCGACGGACTGGGCAGACTGTCCAAGCTGCTGCTGGCCGATAATCTGCTGCAGCACGTTCCGTATGACGCGGTGAGCGGACTGAAACGTTTGCGTGTACTCGACCTGGCACACAATCGCTTGCAGGATTTGCTGCAGGACGATGATGAGCAACCGGCGCCCGGTGCGGGGTCTGGCGGAAGCTACCGGTTGACGCTCGACTCGCTCAACCTGAGCTACAATGCGATCGAAACGCTACCCGCGGCTGCTTTCACTCACTTCGACACCTGCAACGTGACGTTGCTGGACGGAAACCCGCTCGGCACGATCGAGAGTAACGCCTTCCGGCAGGCAAAGATACGTGAGCTATACGTCCGACACTGCGGACTCGACTACCTGCTGGAGGATGCATTTTCCGGGTTAGAAAATTCCCTGCAGGTGCTCGATTTGTCCGGCAACAATCTGACGGAGGTCTCCGAAAGTTTGTTCCGAGGGTTCGACAATCTACG ATACCTCAACGTGAAGGATAACCTTCTACGACACGCGGACCAGCGCAATGCGTCTCCATTCGCCCGGCTCAACCTGAATCGCCTGGAAGCTTTCGGGAAGGACAACAAGCCGGTTACGCTGGACGATCTGCGGTCGATGCGTAACCTACGCTCGTTGGCAATGTCCTCCCTGCCGTCGAATAGTCTCGGGCCGGAGAATTTTGTCGACTTCAGTCCCGAGCTCGAGGACCTCCGGCTGAACCGTGCGTCGCTGAAGGTGATCAAGTCACACGCGTTCACGCACGTACGCGGTCTGAAGCGTCTCGATCTAAGCGAGAACCGCATCGACTCCATCGAGCCGGACGCCTTCACCGACGTCGGCCACTCGCTCGTGTCGTTGCGAGCATCGCATGGGTTCGGCGCCCAGCTCGTCACTTTTCCGATCGAAGCGTTCCGCAAGCTGACCGCCCTCGAAGCGCTCGATCTGAGCAACAACCGGCTGAAGCAGGTCGGCGACAGCAGCTTCCACCTGCTGCGCAACCTCGTCAGCCTCGAGCTGCACGACAATCAGATCGACACGCTTGCCAAGGGCACGTTCCAGGCGGACATCCACACGAAACTAATGATGGTGTCGTTGCGCTACAACAGCCTCAAGTTGTTGGCGTCGCACACGTTCGCCGACCTGGAGGAGCTCGAAGCATTGTTCCTGGAGGACAACCGCATCGAGACGATCGAAAAGCGTACCTTCATGAACCTAGACAGTTTGAAGATGATCAACTTGCGTGGCAACCGGCTGAGCAAGATCGCGGTGGAAGCATTTCAA AACTTGCCGGAATTAGAAAAGTTGGACCTTGCCTACAACTCGCTACCGTCGTTTGATTTCGATTTCCTGGACCAG GTCGGATCGTTGACTGCACTCGAAGTAGATGTTAGCCACAATAAGATTAAAACACTCGGCGATGTGGAAAATGGCACCGAGGGATTCAGCTACAGCAGCCGCGAGCAAACGGTTATGCACTCAAACATTCGATCGTTGGACTTTTCCAGCAACAATATTTCCAAGATTGTTCCGGGTTATTTCCGTCCTGCCGAGATATCGCTGATGAAACTAGCTTTACAGCAAAATAAGCTAACCGTCATTTCGCGCGACATCTTCGGCAATATGCCACACTTGAACTGGCTCGATTTGTCCGATAACCAGATAGCGGACATTGAGTACGACGCACTGCGCAGCACACGGAAGCTCCAGGTGTTGAAACTCTCCCATAATGCGCTGACGGAAATTCCAACCGAATTGTTCCGGAACGCGTACAGTTTGCGTATACTCGAGCTGGCTCACAACAACTTGAAGTATTTGCCGGACAATTTGCTGCTGAGCGAAGGGTTGGAACGATTGGACGTATCGCATAATCAGTTTACAAAGATTCCTGTAACCTCGCTGTCGAACATGGCCGCTCTGGCGTTGTGCGAATTGGATTTGAGCCACAATCACATCGGCGCTATACACAGCGTCGATTTGAGCAATAAGTTCCGG TCCCTATCGTGGTTGGATTTATCACACAATCGACTCGTGCGCCTTGAAGATGCTGCCTTTGCCACGCTACCTCGGCTGTCGGTTCTCGATCTATCCCACAACGATGAGCTGGAGGTTATGGCAAGAGCCTTTATCGGCCTAGAGAACAGTTTGATCGAGCTGCGGTTGGCAAATGTTTCGCTCAGCTCAGTGCCGGAATTATCGAATCCTTCACTTCGTTCGTTAAAAATTTCACATAATGATCTCCCAACGATACCACCGGAGCTAGCAGCCAATATGACATCGTTAAGAGAACTTGACCTGTCCGAGAACGATCTTACCAGTGTACCGCTGATAACTCACTCGTTGCCAAATCTCAA ACATCTTTCGCTATCTGGTAATCCTATTACTACTCTTACCAATACAAGTCTTCTGGGAGCAGCAGACACTCTAGAACATCTCGACATTGCAAATCTTAACCTGTACTCAATCGAG ACGGGTGTTCTAAATAAACTTCATTACTTACGCTCCCTAAGAATATCCACGTTTCCGGCACTTCCAAATTTCAATATACCAAAAATACTCGAGAATGCGAATAACCTTCGCGAGCTGTGGATAGAAGCTCCGAAACCGCCCTCATCGACTGCGTCCGGCGTAACTGGAGCTGTGCCAAAGTCAAAACCAATTACGATCGCTGCAACGGATTTGCGACGAGAAATGGAAGGCATGCTGCCACGTAAATTGCAGAGCATTACATTTGGTGGTACTGGCTTTACGAGGCTTTCGGATAGTGTGCTGAAAGGGGTACAATCGGCAACATTGCATTTCCGTTTACATAACACGTCGATAGTTGCCCTGCCTGGCAATCTGTTCCGCAACATCGGCAAGCAGGTTCGCAACGTATCGGTGACAATCGACAACGATAATGATCTTCTCCAGAGCATTCCAACGCCTAACACTGCCCATTATCTAGCACTGCCGGAGTATGTCTTTCTCACGGATTTACACATCAGCGGAAGTATTCTTAGTTGCGATTGTGAAATAGG ATGGATCGAATTTTGGCAGCGAAAGAGACGTCAATATCTCTGCCCAGCTCAGCCGTGGACAGAAACAACGCTAACGAATTATTTCAAACACGCAACCCCGTTGGCGTACGCGAAAGGAGCCGATTGCGATATGTCTGCGAACGAGCTTCGCGAGGCACGGTGCAGCAACAAAAATAACGATCTACTGCTGGAGGTGCTCAAAAAGGATCTGGAATGCGGTTGGGGCAGCACAGCCAACCGGCTAGGCATCGTTCCGGCGGTGGCATTTGTCCTCGTGTTCGTCGTGCTGCTATTCTGA